One window from the genome of Dermacentor silvarum isolate Dsil-2018 chromosome 7, BIME_Dsil_1.4, whole genome shotgun sequence encodes:
- the LOC119457970 gene encoding cytochrome c oxidase assembly protein COX16 homolog, mitochondrial: MAAVYLRSVFQYVYKRKFLRLGVPFMVFMVGGSIGLKQFTSLRYEFRKQEFTREDAEEAGIKMKEPEEVSIEAVYKEIQSVDIDNWKNVRGPRPWEEGNEYNKILKERQMMKQQSGES, translated from the exons ATGGCTGCAGTTTACTTAAGGTCCGTTTTCCAGTATGTCTACAAGCGCAAATTTCTCCGACTCGGCGTACCGTTCATG GTTTTCATGGTTGGTGGATCTATAGGCCTCAAGCAGTTTACTTCACTACGCTATGAGTTCAGGAAACAAGAG TTCACGAGAGAGGATGCTGAAGAAGCTGGCATCAAAATGAAGGAACCCGAGGAGGTCTCTATAGAAGCTGTATACAAG GAGATACAGTCCGTTGACATTGACAACTGGAAGAATGTTCGTGGGCCCCGGCCGTGGGAGGAGGGCAACGAGTACAACAAGATTCTCAAAGAGCGTCAAATGATGAAGCAGCAGTCCGGAGAGTCCTAG